A genomic segment from Amygdalobacter nucleatus encodes:
- the smc gene encoding chromosome segregation protein SMC, translating into MKLISLDINGFKSFPEPTHIQFHSGITAIVGPNGSGKSNISDALLWVLGEQSVKSLRGSKMQDLIFSGTQHRKAHAFAEVMLTLDNSDHELNVAYDTIEIKRRLYKTGESEYAINQHTCRLKDIVDLFLDSGLGKNGYSLVGQGRIDEILSARYEDRRLIFDEAAGISKFRKRKEEAEQKLRYTEDNLVRIQDIQREISTQLQTLAKQAELAQTYLNLQAELTDLDLARIYFELHAYTDKMAKLKADSAILQDEIATQETAKTELLTANENLQAKRNAMQADIEELQTKTESLTWKISELKQQLELLNLNRSKYKQERLEKEQAIVDIEAELNSLGEKVKLDEQAKASLNEELLVLEAELSKWQTEFGASLEVSSKAETKWQQAQTQLNKEQASYWQDKSKLADLQAKQAAVKSKLAVQKTTVEDLAKQLSKFTKEEANLTEQVNKATAKENVAKKDLEQALGAYNACKVEVQKLAKAVSDNEAALNSLTYRQHGLTLAANNYEGFNQSVRQLLTYVRKKLLYSQEQVIGSLADLITVPNEYVHAIDSVLGQSIQNIVTDTAKTAADLITLLKEKHFGRANFLPLDNLRSRSINDNDLRNLERLSGFIGIASNLVNCKSAYKAAIDFRLGRIIVVDNLTTAREAAQLCDRRYLIVTLEGDQISVGGAMSGGEKQRNTASLLLLERRQEISKLDAEIKASQQNLEAKQAEYKQAEQALGEKELLIAKLKQVNENCHMDLLAKQQELKQQTLQKENLAKKEAFERQALSQAQAEYAKNYANLPDAIREQEQTFASLQARELALQAEREELNKQSQLSNDKQAELHKCELALTEKKSALKLKTELLANLQAQVQNLQGKLANTRSLLAMLIKDQANLGTDESKWQTDLQKLENDLAKTKELSKVKNEELNQLEQANSGSFQKLNDLHALLSKLNNQLTRLQNQVDREEQTRRELLQELWENYQKSLQDVPDKLEKDYQAKRDLAMIRDLRAEIKALGPVNVEAIEQYNDLQERYDFIEQQRSDIIASKKELDQLIVQITEAMQEKFSASFALIQANFQDIFVKLFGGGQGEICLEEKADILSANIEIKACPPGKRMQNMLLLSGGERCLTAIALLFAIQSLKPSAFCVLDEVEAALDDANIFRFTEYLKKQAGKTQFIVVTHRKSTMAACERIYGVTMQERGVSQVLTLALAEDQAKFSKMIE; encoded by the coding sequence TTGAAATTAATCTCACTCGATATTAATGGCTTTAAGTCATTTCCTGAACCAACTCATATTCAATTCCATTCCGGTATTACAGCCATTGTCGGGCCTAACGGGTCAGGCAAGTCTAACATATCAGATGCTTTGCTTTGGGTTTTAGGTGAGCAAAGTGTTAAGAGCTTGCGTGGTAGCAAAATGCAAGACCTTATATTTTCTGGCACGCAGCATCGTAAAGCACATGCTTTTGCCGAAGTAATGCTAACTTTGGATAACAGCGATCACGAATTGAATGTTGCCTATGACACAATTGAGATTAAGCGTCGTTTGTATAAAACGGGCGAGAGTGAGTATGCGATAAATCAGCATACCTGTCGCTTAAAAGACATTGTTGACCTTTTCCTAGATTCAGGTTTAGGCAAAAATGGTTATTCTTTGGTTGGACAGGGCAGAATTGATGAGATTTTGAGTGCTAGATATGAAGATAGACGCTTGATTTTTGATGAAGCTGCTGGCATTAGCAAGTTCCGCAAACGTAAAGAAGAAGCTGAACAGAAGCTGCGCTACACGGAAGATAACCTTGTGCGTATCCAAGATATTCAGCGTGAAATATCCACCCAATTACAGACCTTGGCGAAACAAGCTGAGTTAGCTCAGACATATCTTAACTTACAAGCTGAATTAACGGATCTAGATTTAGCAAGAATTTATTTTGAGCTCCATGCTTATACTGACAAGATGGCGAAGCTAAAAGCTGATAGTGCAATTTTGCAGGATGAGATAGCTACACAAGAAACGGCCAAAACGGAGCTTTTAACTGCGAATGAAAATTTGCAGGCTAAGCGTAACGCCATGCAGGCTGATATAGAGGAGCTGCAGACTAAAACAGAGAGCTTAACGTGGAAAATTAGCGAGCTTAAACAGCAGCTTGAGCTTTTGAATTTGAATCGTAGCAAATATAAACAAGAGCGCTTAGAAAAAGAACAGGCAATTGTTGATATTGAAGCAGAACTAAATAGTTTAGGTGAAAAGGTTAAGTTAGATGAACAGGCTAAAGCGAGCTTAAATGAGGAACTTTTAGTTTTAGAAGCTGAGTTATCTAAGTGGCAGACTGAATTTGGCGCATCCTTGGAGGTTAGCTCCAAGGCAGAGACTAAGTGGCAACAAGCTCAGACTCAGTTAAATAAAGAGCAAGCTAGTTATTGGCAGGATAAATCTAAGTTAGCTGATTTACAGGCTAAGCAGGCTGCGGTCAAGAGTAAGTTAGCTGTGCAAAAGACAACAGTTGAGGATTTAGCTAAACAGCTTAGCAAATTCACTAAAGAAGAAGCTAACTTAACCGAACAGGTTAATAAGGCAACAGCCAAAGAAAATGTCGCTAAAAAAGACTTAGAACAAGCCTTAGGTGCTTACAATGCCTGCAAAGTAGAAGTGCAAAAGTTAGCGAAGGCTGTGTCTGATAATGAAGCTGCGTTAAACAGCTTAACTTATCGGCAGCATGGTTTGACATTAGCTGCCAACAATTATGAGGGCTTTAACCAGAGTGTTAGACAACTTTTAACTTATGTCCGTAAGAAACTGCTTTATAGTCAAGAACAGGTTATTGGCAGCTTGGCGGACTTAATCACAGTTCCTAATGAATATGTCCATGCTATTGACAGTGTGCTTGGTCAGTCTATCCAAAATATCGTGACTGATACGGCTAAAACGGCCGCTGATTTAATTACACTTTTGAAAGAAAAACACTTTGGCCGGGCTAATTTCTTACCACTTGATAACTTGCGCTCACGTTCAATTAATGACAATGACTTGCGTAATTTGGAACGCTTAAGCGGCTTTATTGGTATTGCTTCAAATTTAGTGAACTGTAAATCTGCTTACAAAGCAGCCATTGACTTCCGGCTAGGGCGCATAATTGTCGTGGATAATTTAACAACTGCAAGAGAAGCTGCCCAATTATGCGATAGACGCTATTTGATAGTGACATTAGAGGGCGACCAAATAAGCGTAGGCGGCGCTATGTCAGGCGGCGAAAAGCAACGCAATACAGCTAGCTTGCTTTTGCTTGAACGTAGGCAAGAAATTTCTAAGTTAGATGCTGAAATTAAGGCTAGTCAACAGAATTTAGAGGCTAAGCAGGCAGAATATAAGCAAGCTGAACAGGCCTTAGGCGAAAAAGAATTATTAATAGCTAAGTTGAAACAAGTTAATGAAAATTGTCATATGGATTTGCTCGCAAAGCAGCAAGAATTAAAACAGCAGACTTTACAAAAAGAGAATTTAGCTAAGAAAGAAGCTTTTGAGCGGCAAGCTCTTAGCCAAGCTCAAGCTGAATATGCTAAGAATTATGCAAATTTGCCAGATGCAATTAGAGAGCAGGAGCAGACGTTTGCTAGTTTACAGGCTCGTGAGTTAGCTTTACAGGCTGAACGAGAGGAATTAAATAAGCAGAGTCAGTTAAGCAATGATAAACAGGCTGAATTGCATAAGTGTGAGTTGGCATTAACTGAGAAGAAGAGTGCTTTGAAGTTAAAAACAGAGCTTCTGGCCAATTTACAGGCTCAGGTGCAAAATTTGCAAGGCAAATTAGCAAATACACGCAGTTTGTTAGCCATGCTCATTAAAGATCAGGCCAATTTGGGGACAGATGAGAGTAAGTGGCAGACAGATTTACAAAAGCTGGAAAATGATTTAGCTAAGACGAAAGAACTTTCTAAGGTTAAGAATGAAGAATTAAATCAATTGGAGCAAGCTAACTCAGGCTCATTCCAAAAGTTAAATGATTTACATGCCTTATTAAGCAAGTTGAACAACCAACTGACTAGATTGCAGAATCAGGTGGACAGGGAAGAACAGACAAGACGTGAGCTTTTACAGGAATTGTGGGAGAATTATCAAAAGAGTCTGCAAGATGTACCTGATAAGCTAGAGAAAGATTATCAAGCTAAGCGCGACCTTGCTATGATTCGTGATTTAAGAGCTGAAATTAAAGCTTTGGGCCCAGTTAATGTTGAGGCAATCGAACAATACAACGATTTACAGGAACGCTATGATTTCATCGAGCAGCAACGCAGCGACATCATTGCAAGTAAGAAAGAGTTAGATCAGTTAATTGTGCAAATTACAGAGGCGATGCAGGAGAAGTTCAGCGCAAGCTTTGCTTTAATTCAGGCGAATTTCCAAGACATATTCGTTAAGCTTTTTGGCGGTGGTCAAGGCGAAATTTGCTTAGAGGAAAAGGCAGATATTTTGTCGGCTAATATTGAAATCAAAGCTTGCCCGCCAGGTAAACGTATGCAGAACATGCTTTTATTGTCAGGTGGTGAACGCTGCTTAACAGCTATTGCTTTGTTGTTTGCAATTCAGTCCTTGAAGCCTTCAGCTTTCTGCGTTTTGGATGAAGTTGAGGCAGCTTTGGATGATGCCAATATTTTCCGCTTCACTGAGTATTTGAAGAAGCAGGCGGGAAAGACACAATTTATTGTTGTGACACATAGAAAGAGCACGATGGCTGCTTGTGAGCGAATTTATGGTGTGACGATGCAAGAACGTGGTGTGTCACAAGTGTTGACTTTGGCTTTAGCAGAAGATCAGGCGAAGTTTAGCAAGATGATTGAGTAA
- the ftsY gene encoding signal recognition particle-docking protein FtsY, producing MGIFDKFKAGLSKTRALISNQLQSLKLQLGKFDLEKLDELEYSLIQTDMGAQNVDNIMENLKKTMKEAGREDGAFIRENLQAQLLGILGKKQELELVPGKLNIFLMIGVNGAGKTTTCGKLAKQFKEAGKQVMLCAADTFRAAAIEQLEAWAVKSEAKFICQKEGSDPAAVVFDALSSAQSKAYDVLLVDTAGRLHNKKNLMLELEKIKRVITKTAVDANVITLLVIDALNGQNALAQAASFGESCPIDGFILTKLDGSGKGGVAIALAELKVAPIVYAGVGEAIDDLITFDPEAFVEALLPEV from the coding sequence ATGGGGATTTTTGATAAATTCAAAGCCGGTTTAAGCAAGACGAGAGCTTTAATTAGCAACCAACTGCAGAGCTTGAAATTACAATTAGGCAAGTTTGATTTAGAAAAGCTAGATGAACTTGAATATAGCTTGATTCAGACAGATATGGGCGCTCAAAACGTCGATAATATCATGGAAAATTTGAAAAAGACCATGAAAGAAGCTGGGCGTGAAGATGGTGCTTTCATTCGCGAGAATTTACAAGCTCAGTTATTAGGGATTTTGGGCAAGAAACAAGAGCTTGAATTAGTGCCTGGTAAGTTAAATATCTTTTTGATGATTGGTGTTAATGGCGCTGGTAAGACAACTACTTGCGGTAAATTAGCTAAGCAATTCAAAGAAGCTGGTAAGCAAGTTATGCTGTGTGCGGCTGATACTTTTAGAGCAGCTGCAATTGAGCAATTAGAAGCTTGGGCTGTTAAATCTGAGGCTAAGTTTATCTGCCAAAAAGAAGGCTCAGATCCAGCTGCAGTTGTGTTCGATGCCTTAAGCTCGGCCCAATCGAAAGCTTATGACGTGCTCTTAGTTGATACAGCTGGCCGTTTGCATAATAAGAAGAATTTGATGTTGGAATTGGAAAAAATTAAGCGTGTAATCACAAAGACAGCCGTTGATGCTAATGTGATTACGCTTTTAGTGATTGATGCCTTGAATGGGCAAAATGCCTTGGCACAGGCGGCTAGTTTTGGCGAAAGTTGCCCAATTGACGGCTTTATCTTAACTAAGTTAGATGGGTCAGGTAAAGGCGGTGTTGCAATTGCTTTGGCTGAATTAAAAGTTGCGCCAATTGTCTATGCTGGTGTAGGTGAAGCAATTGATGACCTCATTACCTTTGATCCTGAGGCGTTTGTCGAGGCTTTATTGCCAGAAGTTTGA